One Chordicoccus furentiruminis DNA window includes the following coding sequences:
- a CDS encoding ABC transporter ATP-binding protein, protein MGEFSKLETDGHSPLSLKDMQTGYRDRVMIDGLSLDVKPGEFLALIGPNGAGKSTILKAISMQLPLMGGKVFLGKEEIRSLRPRERARREALVLTERIRPELMTVRDVVEMGRYPYTDGVGRLTEKDRQEVREALAMMDVADLAERNYNEMSDGQKQRVLIARAIAQTPQVMLLDEPTSYLDIRYKLALLRTLRTLTVQRRMAVVATLHEVELALAAADRIVCVKDGRAFRAGTPAELKRERVLARLFEVDPEDAAAAAIYPWLVT, encoded by the coding sequence ATGGGGGAATTCAGTAAGCTCGAGACGGACGGACACAGTCCTCTTTCCTTAAAAGATATGCAGACCGGATACCGGGACCGTGTGATGATCGACGGGCTTTCCCTCGATGTGAAACCGGGGGAATTTCTGGCGCTGATCGGACCGAACGGGGCCGGAAAATCCACGATCCTCAAGGCGATTTCCATGCAGCTTCCGCTGATGGGCGGAAAGGTCTTTCTCGGCAAAGAGGAGATCCGGTCGCTCCGTCCCCGGGAAAGGGCCCGCCGGGAGGCGCTGGTGCTGACGGAGAGGATCCGTCCCGAGCTGATGACGGTCCGGGACGTCGTCGAGATGGGACGCTATCCGTACACGGACGGGGTCGGCCGGCTTACGGAAAAGGACCGGCAGGAAGTGCGGGAAGCGCTGGCGATGATGGACGTCGCGGATCTTGCGGAACGGAATTACAATGAGATGAGCGACGGTCAGAAACAGCGTGTGCTGATCGCCCGTGCGATCGCCCAGACACCGCAGGTGATGCTGCTGGACGAACCGACTTCTTATCTCGATATCCGTTACAAGCTGGCGCTTCTGCGGACACTGCGGACGCTGACAGTGCAGCGGCGGATGGCGGTCGTCGCGACGCTGCATGAGGTGGAGCTCGCGCTCGCCGCGGCGGACCGGATCGTCTGCGTGAAGGACGGACGCGCGTTCCGCGCGGGTACGCCGGCTGAACTGAAGCGGGAACGCGTGCTGGCCCGGCTTTTTGAGGTGGATCCGGAGGATGCCGCGGCGGCCGCGATTTATCCATGGCTGGTCACATAA
- a CDS encoding FecCD family ABC transporter permease → MTFAGLAVLLAVMMVLSIGIGTVSIPPAGVLQALTGRGGSEEVRNIVMTLRLPRTLMAAVLGGALSVSGCLLQTFFANPIAGPFILGISSGAKMAVAATMILIIGSTGRSSNLMIVAAAFAGALISTSFIILVSKKVRHIGSLLAAGIMIGYICSAVTDLMVTFAEDQDIVNLHSWSQGSFSGVTWDGVAFASVLVAVVFACTMLLSKPIGAFQMGEHYARSMGVNVERCRVMLILLSSLLSACVTAFAGPISFVGIAVPFLVKGLMRTARPVVVLPGAFLGGAVFCVFADLLARTMLAPTELNISTVTSIFGAPIVIFMLIRSQENKRM, encoded by the coding sequence ATGACCTTTGCGGGACTTGCGGTCCTGCTGGCGGTGATGATGGTGCTTTCAATCGGGATCGGGACGGTTTCGATCCCGCCGGCGGGCGTGCTGCAGGCGCTGACCGGCCGAGGCGGATCGGAGGAGGTCCGGAATATCGTCATGACGCTCCGGCTGCCCCGGACGCTGATGGCGGCCGTGCTGGGCGGCGCGCTGTCCGTATCCGGCTGCCTTCTGCAGACCTTCTTCGCCAATCCGATCGCGGGGCCTTTTATCCTCGGTATTTCCTCGGGCGCGAAGATGGCGGTGGCCGCGACGATGATCCTGATCATCGGCAGCACGGGCCGTTCGTCCAATCTGATGATCGTGGCGGCGGCCTTTGCCGGCGCGCTGATCTCGACGTCCTTCATCATCCTTGTTTCAAAGAAGGTGCGGCATATCGGATCACTGCTGGCGGCCGGCATCATGATCGGCTATATCTGCTCGGCGGTCACGGATCTGATGGTGACGTTCGCGGAGGATCAGGATATCGTCAATCTGCACAGCTGGTCTCAGGGAAGCTTTTCGGGCGTGACCTGGGACGGCGTCGCGTTCGCGTCCGTGTTGGTCGCCGTTGTGTTCGCGTGCACGATGCTGCTCTCGAAACCGATCGGCGCGTTCCAGATGGGCGAGCACTACGCGCGGAGCATGGGCGTCAACGTGGAGCGGTGCCGGGTGATGCTGATTCTCCTGTCATCGCTGCTGTCGGCCTGCGTGACGGCCTTCGCGGGCCCGATTTCCTTTGTGGGCATCGCCGTGCCGTTTCTGGTGAAAGGACTGATGCGGACGGCCCGTCCGGTTGTGGTGCTGCCGGGCGCCTTTCTCGGAGGAGCGGTTTTCTGCGTCTTCGCCGATCTGCTCGCCCGGACCATGCTCGCGCCGACGGAGCTCAACATCAGTACGGTCACGTCGATTTTCGGCGCGCCGATCGTGATTTTCATGCTGATCCGGAGTCAGGAAAACAAGAGGATGTAA
- a CDS encoding cobalt-precorrin 5A hydrolase, whose protein sequence is MREADPVVMLAFTKRGYETMERLAGALLKSRPDVEVHTAVRSRTMPERSIRETAEEFTGRWFARARALVFFGAAGIAVRCIAPFVKDKFLDPAVLVIDESGRFCISLLSGHVGGGNDFCLACAGLIGAVPVITTATDGRGQFAVDVFARRHQMTIGDRAAAKEVSARLLDGERLKVYREPDGAAPGGDREDAGAEPDTKRKDRTEDIRAELADYPQLTLTADRTEADILITVRRMAGDRPSALYLFPRRLCLGIGCRRHAREEAVAEAVRQALEPEGLAMEAVRGIASIDLKAEEPALLAFSRRHALPFSTCPAEELMRVPGAFSSSEFVRKTTGADNVCERSAVWLARRLSGRQSAEDVKVPSGGPDGQEQRPGSGRLLVGKTVGDGVTVAVAEIG, encoded by the coding sequence ATGAGAGAGGCGGATCCGGTGGTGATGCTGGCGTTCACGAAACGCGGCTATGAGACGATGGAACGGCTGGCCGGCGCGCTTTTGAAAAGCCGGCCGGACGTCGAGGTTCATACGGCAGTCCGCTCGCGGACGATGCCGGAGCGCTCCATCCGGGAAACGGCGGAGGAGTTCACGGGACGCTGGTTTGCGCGGGCGCGGGCGCTGGTTTTCTTCGGGGCGGCGGGGATCGCGGTCCGGTGCATTGCGCCGTTCGTGAAGGATAAGTTTCTCGATCCGGCCGTTCTCGTCATCGACGAGTCAGGGCGCTTCTGCATCTCGCTTCTTTCGGGGCATGTGGGCGGCGGGAATGACTTCTGCCTTGCGTGCGCCGGACTGATCGGAGCTGTCCCGGTGATCACGACGGCGACAGACGGCCGGGGACAGTTCGCCGTCGATGTCTTCGCCCGCCGGCATCAGATGACGATCGGGGATCGTGCGGCCGCGAAGGAGGTGTCGGCGAGACTCCTCGACGGCGAGCGCCTGAAGGTGTACAGGGAGCCGGATGGGGCGGCGCCGGGCGGGGACAGGGAAGATGCCGGAGCGGAGCCGGACACGAAGAGAAAGGACCGGACAGAGGACATCAGAGCGGAACTGGCGGACTATCCGCAGCTGACTCTGACGGCGGACCGGACGGAAGCGGATATTCTGATCACGGTGAGAAGGATGGCCGGAGACCGTCCTTCCGCCCTGTATCTTTTCCCGCGCCGTCTCTGCCTCGGGATCGGATGCCGGCGCCATGCGCGGGAGGAGGCTGTCGCAGAGGCCGTCCGTCAGGCGTTGGAACCGGAGGGACTTGCGATGGAAGCGGTGCGGGGGATCGCCAGCATCGACCTCAAGGCGGAGGAGCCGGCTCTGCTTGCGTTCAGCCGGCGGCATGCGCTGCCGTTTTCCACCTGCCCGGCGGAGGAGCTGATGCGGGTGCCGGGTGCATTTTCATCTTCGGAATTTGTCCGGAAGACGACCGGAGCGGACAATGTCTGCGAGCGCAGCGCGGTCTGGCTCGCGCGCCGGCTGAGCGGCCGGCAAAGTGCCGAAGACGTCAAAGTGCCTTCCGGCGGACCGGACGGACAGGAGCAGCGGCCCGGAAGCGGACGTCTTCTTGTCGGAAAGACGGTCGGAGACGGCGTGACGGTGGCGGTGGCGGAAATCGGATGA
- a CDS encoding adenosylcobinamide-GDP ribazoletransferase has product MLESLIIAFSTFSKIPMPHIGWTKKGMRYSICFFPLVGAAAGAAEWLLFWLGGVMPADRPFPVLLAPALLTAAPLLISGGIHLDGFLDTTDALLSYRNREEKAAILKDPHMGAFAVIYGMLYVLLSFGLFTAVNRDAMRPVCAGFVLSRAMSGYALMAFPKARKDGMLRAEADNSAGSVKMVMFLEMLAASAAVLALNPVTGGAVLAAAYLTLLLYHHVAMKEFGGVSGDLAGWFLSLCELLMLGAAVTAGMIIG; this is encoded by the coding sequence ATGCTTGAATCTCTGATCATTGCCTTCTCCACGTTTTCCAAAATTCCGATGCCGCATATCGGCTGGACAAAAAAAGGGATGCGCTACAGCATCTGCTTCTTTCCTCTGGTGGGTGCGGCAGCAGGCGCGGCGGAGTGGCTGCTGTTTTGGCTCGGCGGCGTGATGCCTGCGGACCGGCCCTTTCCGGTTCTGCTGGCGCCGGCACTTCTGACGGCGGCACCGCTGCTGATATCAGGCGGCATTCATCTCGACGGTTTTCTCGATACGACGGACGCCCTGCTTTCCTACCGGAACCGGGAGGAAAAAGCGGCGATTCTCAAGGACCCCCATATGGGCGCCTTCGCCGTCATCTACGGCATGCTCTACGTCCTGCTGTCCTTCGGTCTGTTCACGGCGGTGAACCGTGACGCGATGCGGCCGGTCTGCGCGGGCTTCGTGCTGTCCCGCGCGATGAGCGGCTACGCGCTGATGGCGTTCCCGAAGGCAAGGAAGGACGGTATGCTCCGCGCGGAGGCGGACAATTCGGCAGGGTCGGTGAAGATGGTGATGTTTCTGGAAATGCTTGCCGCTTCCGCCGCCGTGCTGGCGCTGAATCCCGTGACGGGGGGTGCCGTGCTGGCGGCCGCGTATCTGACCCTTCTTCTCTATCATCATGTGGCGATGAAGGAATTCGGAGGGGTTTCAGGCGATCTCGCCGGCTGGTTTCTGTCGCTCTGCGAGCTGCTGATGCTCGGCGCGGCCGTGACGGCGGGTATGATCATCGGCTGA
- a CDS encoding cobyrinate a,c-diamide synthase has translation MREQSRILITAPKSGSGKTTVTCGILAALKARGLGLTSLKCGPDYIDPMFHRAVLGIRTGNLDSFFTGPEMTRRLLAHHAAGTDITVIEGAMGYFDGLGGVSVRGSSFETGSVTETPAILVVDGKGASVTLAAVIRGIASFEPDERTGAGLPERPFQVRRRPDNGIAGIILNRVSPMYYPRLKEVIERETGIPVLGCFPVIKDLEVPSRHLGLVSPKELTSTEQWVRAVGEQAAKYIDLDRLLRIAETAPRIGGGAADEPEHTPGSGVPGAETAQDAAAPAVTKIERPPVRVAVSSDEAFSFLYEENLYILRSLGAEIVPFSPLRDAALPTGTDGMILCGGYPERFAKELSANGSMRAEVAAAVRGGIPCIAECGGFLYLQQSLEDESGTVWPMCGVLDGRGFRTGGLRRFGYLTAVTNRDGLYGPKGTVLRGHEFHHWDTERNGDGMTMTKPLSGRTEQGVVYTPTLAAGFPHFYYPGCVGAADAFLRACAGQREKARRQHESDQLG, from the coding sequence ATGCGCGAACAATCAAGAATCCTGATCACGGCGCCGAAGAGCGGAAGCGGCAAGACGACCGTGACATGCGGTATCCTCGCCGCGCTGAAGGCGCGCGGCCTCGGTCTGACCTCGCTCAAGTGCGGACCTGACTACATCGATCCGATGTTTCACAGAGCGGTGCTCGGTATCCGGACCGGCAATCTCGACAGCTTTTTCACGGGCCCGGAGATGACACGCCGGCTGCTCGCACATCACGCGGCGGGGACGGACATCACAGTGATCGAAGGCGCGATGGGCTATTTCGACGGCCTCGGCGGCGTCAGTGTCCGCGGAAGCAGCTTCGAAACCGGATCCGTGACGGAAACGCCCGCGATCCTTGTGGTGGACGGCAAGGGCGCGAGCGTGACGCTGGCCGCGGTGATCCGCGGCATCGCGTCCTTTGAACCGGATGAGAGGACCGGCGCGGGCCTTCCGGAGCGTCCTTTCCAGGTACGGAGACGCCCGGACAACGGGATCGCCGGCATCATTCTCAACCGTGTTTCGCCGATGTACTACCCCCGTCTGAAGGAGGTCATCGAGCGGGAAACGGGGATCCCCGTGCTCGGCTGCTTTCCGGTGATAAAGGATCTGGAGGTGCCATCCCGTCATCTGGGCCTCGTCTCTCCGAAAGAGCTTACCTCGACGGAACAGTGGGTCAGGGCGGTCGGGGAGCAGGCCGCGAAGTACATCGACCTCGACCGGCTGCTCCGCATCGCGGAAACCGCGCCCCGGATCGGCGGAGGGGCGGCGGATGAACCGGAACATACGCCGGGGTCCGGGGTTCCGGGAGCGGAAACGGCACAGGACGCGGCCGCGCCCGCCGTCACGAAAATAGAACGGCCGCCCGTCCGTGTCGCGGTATCGTCGGATGAGGCGTTCTCCTTCCTCTATGAGGAGAATCTCTATATTCTGCGCTCGCTGGGGGCTGAAATCGTGCCTTTTTCCCCGCTTCGCGACGCCGCTCTTCCGACGGGAACCGACGGCATGATCCTCTGCGGCGGATATCCGGAGCGGTTCGCGAAGGAACTGAGCGCCAACGGATCCATGCGCGCGGAAGTCGCCGCGGCGGTCCGCGGCGGAATACCCTGCATCGCGGAATGCGGCGGGTTCCTCTACCTGCAGCAGTCTCTGGAGGACGAGAGCGGGACGGTCTGGCCGATGTGCGGCGTGCTGGACGGACGCGGGTTCCGGACGGGCGGTCTTCGAAGATTCGGGTACCTGACCGCCGTGACGAACCGGGACGGTCTCTACGGACCGAAGGGCACCGTGCTCAGGGGCCATGAGTTTCACCACTGGGACACAGAGCGGAACGGCGACGGCATGACGATGACCAAACCGCTGTCCGGCAGGACGGAGCAGGGCGTCGTCTACACCCCGACGCTGGCGGCGGGCTTTCCGCATTTCTATTATCCCGGATGCGTCGGAGCGGCGGATGCATTTCTCAGAGCATGCGCAGGGCAGAGGGAGAAAGCGAGGAGACAGCATGAATCGGATCAGCTGGGATGA
- the cobJ gene encoding precorrin-3B C(17)-methyltransferase has protein sequence MMEKHLFVVGIGPGTPEKMTMEADGALRRSEVIVGYQLYVGLVKERYPEAEFLTTGMRKERERCRLALKEADQGRITSVVCSGDSGVYGMAGLILEMRHEYPEVQVQMIPGVTAALSGSAVLGSPLGHDFCCISLSDLMTPWELIEKRLRCAGEADFAIALYNPASRRRTDYLRRAAEILMESRSPETVCGYVRNIGREGEAFGILTLAELVNFEADMLMTVFVGNSMTRVIDGRMVTPRGYIEKYGELEKED, from the coding sequence ATGATGGAAAAGCATCTGTTTGTGGTCGGGATCGGGCCGGGCACGCCGGAGAAGATGACGATGGAGGCCGACGGGGCGCTGAGACGGAGCGAGGTCATCGTCGGCTACCAGCTGTATGTGGGGCTGGTGAAGGAGCGGTATCCGGAGGCGGAATTCCTCACGACCGGGATGCGGAAGGAGCGTGAGCGCTGCCGTCTGGCTCTTAAGGAGGCGGACCAGGGGCGGATCACTTCCGTCGTCTGCAGCGGCGACTCCGGCGTCTACGGGATGGCCGGACTGATTCTCGAGATGCGTCATGAGTACCCGGAGGTTCAGGTTCAGATGATTCCGGGTGTGACCGCGGCGCTCTCCGGGAGCGCGGTGCTCGGATCCCCGCTGGGTCATGATTTCTGCTGCATTTCCCTCAGCGATCTGATGACGCCCTGGGAGCTGATTGAAAAGCGGCTGCGCTGCGCGGGAGAGGCGGATTTCGCGATCGCCCTCTACAACCCGGCGAGCCGGCGGCGCACGGATTATCTGAGAAGGGCGGCGGAAATTCTGATGGAGAGCCGGAGCCCGGAGACGGTCTGCGGCTATGTCCGCAACATCGGCCGCGAGGGCGAGGCCTTTGGCATCCTGACACTGGCGGAGCTTGTGAATTTCGAGGCGGATATGCTGATGACGGTTTTCGTCGGCAATTCCATGACAAGGGTGATCGACGGGCGGATGGTGACGCCGCGCGGATACATCGAAAAATACGGCGAGCTGGAAAAAGAGGACTGA
- a CDS encoding nicotinate-nucleotide--dimethylbenzimidazole phosphoribosyltransferase yields MNRISWDEKKWKEIGREAKARWDQIPHPLDSLGAFETAVERLCQIQGSPEPPDITRRASVVFAADHGVVAEGVTQTGQDVTRLVAEELAGGNGVLNRFAGVAGSDVYVVDVGMNCEAYPDRTLGTGRVTDRKIRRGTRDLANEAAMTEEECIRAVAEGIEVCGELADRGYRILTAGEMGIGNTTPTAVLAASFLGMTAETVTGRGAGLDEEGFRRKVGAVNRALVRIRAEKRPPEEQTVEIEGIPVNARALAVLSEGGGLELAAMAGLYLGGMKYGLAVVIDGIISSVSALAASRLCPESVHWMFASHASSEPVALRIEEELHLSPVIRAGMHQGEGTGAVMLLPLLDMALAVYREMGSFESFGIEAYRRMDGEEEET; encoded by the coding sequence ATGAATCGGATCAGCTGGGATGAAAAAAAATGGAAGGAGATCGGGCGGGAGGCGAAGGCACGGTGGGACCAGATCCCGCACCCGCTTGACAGCCTGGGCGCCTTTGAAACCGCTGTCGAGCGGCTTTGCCAGATTCAGGGCTCGCCCGAGCCTCCGGACATTACCCGCCGCGCTTCTGTGGTGTTCGCGGCGGATCACGGCGTGGTCGCGGAGGGCGTCACACAGACCGGACAGGACGTGACGCGTCTCGTCGCGGAAGAGCTCGCGGGCGGAAACGGCGTGCTGAACCGGTTCGCCGGGGTGGCCGGAAGCGACGTCTACGTTGTCGACGTAGGGATGAACTGCGAAGCATATCCGGACCGGACGCTGGGAACAGGACGCGTGACGGACCGCAAGATACGCCGGGGGACACGCGATCTGGCAAACGAGGCGGCGATGACGGAGGAGGAATGCATCCGGGCGGTCGCCGAGGGGATCGAGGTCTGCGGCGAGCTCGCGGACAGAGGATACCGGATCCTGACAGCCGGGGAGATGGGAATCGGCAACACGACGCCGACGGCGGTGCTGGCGGCGTCGTTTCTCGGCATGACCGCCGAGACGGTCACCGGCCGCGGCGCGGGACTCGATGAGGAAGGCTTCCGGCGCAAGGTCGGAGCCGTGAACCGGGCGCTGGTCCGGATCCGGGCGGAAAAGCGTCCACCGGAGGAACAGACCGTGGAGATTGAAGGCATTCCGGTGAATGCCCGGGCGCTTGCCGTTCTGTCGGAGGGCGGCGGACTCGAGCTGGCCGCGATGGCCGGACTCTATCTGGGCGGCATGAAGTACGGGCTTGCGGTGGTGATCGACGGGATCATCTCGAGCGTATCCGCTCTCGCGGCTTCACGTCTCTGCCCGGAGTCGGTTCACTGGATGTTCGCCTCCCACGCCTCCTCCGAGCCGGTCGCGCTGCGGATTGAAGAGGAGCTCCATCTTTCGCCGGTGATCCGGGCGGGCATGCATCAGGGAGAGGGAACCGGAGCGGTCATGCTGCTTCCGCTGCTTGATATGGCGCTGGCGGTCTACCGCGAGATGGGAAGCTTCGAGTCTTTCGGCATCGAAGCCTACCGGCGCATGGACGGCGAAGAGGAAGAGACGTGA
- a CDS encoding bifunctional adenosylcobinamide kinase/adenosylcobinamide-phosphate guanylyltransferase produces MIALVTGGSGSGKSAYAESLAVALFTSAGHAAPVPSALARSGVMAPSASCGSAAPGDCPNGRLLYLATMRRSRDEEVLRRIARHRAMRAGKGFLTVERERTLSLEEKSFTGRDTILLEDLSNLLTNELYAGPEIADPEAMTDREILAPLRRISDAGNTLVIVTNEIGWDVPSRYEEARRFVRLFGRLNCQLAAEAALAAEVTAGVPVILKKERETGCLNL; encoded by the coding sequence GTGATCGCGCTGGTCACGGGCGGCTCGGGAAGCGGAAAATCCGCTTACGCGGAGTCACTGGCCGTAGCGCTTTTCACTTCCGCAGGCCATGCTGCACCGGTGCCGTCCGCGCTCGCACGCTCCGGTGTGATGGCTCCTTCCGCCTCTTGCGGCAGCGCCGCCCCCGGTGATTGCCCGAACGGGAGACTCCTCTATCTTGCCACCATGAGACGGAGCCGGGATGAAGAAGTGCTCAGGCGGATCGCCCGCCACCGGGCGATGAGAGCCGGGAAAGGCTTCCTGACCGTGGAACGGGAGAGGACCCTTTCGCTTGAGGAGAAGTCGTTTACCGGGCGGGATACGATCCTGCTTGAGGACCTCTCCAATCTGCTGACCAACGAGCTGTACGCCGGACCGGAGATTGCGGACCCGGAAGCGATGACCGACCGGGAGATCCTCGCTCCGCTCAGGCGGATTTCGGACGCGGGCAACACGCTGGTGATCGTGACCAACGAGATCGGATGGGACGTTCCCTCCCGCTACGAGGAGGCGCGGCGGTTCGTGAGGCTCTTCGGCCGTCTTAACTGTCAGCTGGCGGCGGAAGCCGCTCTGGCGGCCGAGGTCACGGCCGGCGTGCCTGTCATACTGAAGAAAGAGAGAGAAACCGGATGCTTGAATCTCTGA
- the cobK gene encoding precorrin-6A reductase, which yields MINSCVLFGGTTEGREIAEIFAGTPLRMDVFVATEYGASLLPVSPNLTVHAGRKDAGQIEAVLRERKPGLCVDATHPYACIITKELRAVCERLGIPFLRVRRASLSEHAAAGAPPLHTAADMADAVRFLDGTEGPVLVTTGSKEVHLLSGIRDFQERCFVRVLPSVRSISLCEAAGLSGRHVIAMQGPFSEEANEVLMRDLGIRWMLTKDSGEEGGCPEKCRAAASLGVGTVLIGRPEEDAGAVTLREAADRIARMAGLRPEARSVPEQAEPERMNGGPADAEHGEPRADDTAFVQEVGLVGMGPGREGLLTGEALSFILSADLLVGADRMLSEACAIRRRHGLDGDGGPRCISACLASEIADRLKADHVFRRAALLYSGDISRYSGAKKIPPLLPPSMRVLHFSGISSIGYFLGRLGAAEEDTAVVSIHGRKANLLPLIRSRESVLTLIGEEDDVSRIAGSLAEAGLGDVRITVGTDLSYTDGNEPSPVLEAGQSEADDRAGESGEPEQAEGAPFRRERILTGRPENFIGRKVGRLSLVHFRNPHPVPAPAGFGLPDDAFIRARVPMTKKEIRTLSLSHLRLSEKDVVYDIGAGTGSVSVEAALHVPKGTVYAVERGAEAVRLIRANREKFGLENLEVVEGTAPEAMAGLPPADAAFIGGSGGGLKEIVSLVLAGNPEARIVINSVTSETDAELEEVRRLFPQKTFEKLEVMVVRERAAGRYHLKTPDSPITIVTIG from the coding sequence ATGATCAACAGCTGTGTGTTGTTTGGCGGAACGACGGAGGGGCGGGAAATCGCGGAAATCTTTGCGGGAACACCGCTCCGGATGGATGTGTTTGTCGCCACGGAGTACGGCGCGTCCCTGCTGCCCGTGTCCCCGAATCTGACCGTCCATGCCGGGAGGAAGGACGCCGGACAGATCGAGGCGGTGCTCCGGGAACGGAAGCCCGGACTCTGCGTTGACGCAACGCACCCGTATGCCTGCATCATCACGAAGGAGCTGAGGGCTGTCTGTGAGAGACTTGGGATTCCCTTCCTCCGCGTCCGGCGCGCCTCTCTTTCGGAACATGCAGCCGCCGGCGCGCCGCCTCTTCACACAGCCGCGGATATGGCGGACGCGGTCCGGTTTCTTGACGGGACGGAAGGACCGGTCCTCGTGACGACCGGGAGCAAGGAGGTGCACCTTCTGAGCGGTATCCGGGACTTTCAGGAGCGCTGCTTTGTGCGCGTGCTTCCTTCCGTCCGTTCCATCAGCCTCTGCGAGGCGGCCGGGCTGAGCGGGCGGCATGTGATCGCGATGCAGGGACCGTTCAGCGAGGAGGCCAACGAGGTGCTGATGCGGGATCTCGGGATCCGCTGGATGCTGACGAAGGATTCCGGCGAGGAGGGCGGATGCCCGGAGAAATGCCGCGCCGCGGCGTCCCTTGGCGTCGGGACGGTTCTGATCGGGCGCCCGGAGGAGGACGCCGGCGCGGTGACGCTGAGGGAAGCGGCGGACCGGATCGCGCGGATGGCCGGACTTCGTCCGGAGGCACGGTCTGTCCCGGAACAGGCGGAACCGGAGCGCATGAACGGAGGGCCGGCGGATGCTGAGCACGGAGAACCGAGGGCGGATGACACGGCGTTCGTTCAGGAGGTCGGTCTTGTGGGGATGGGCCCGGGAAGGGAAGGACTGCTGACCGGCGAGGCGCTCTCGTTCATCCTGAGCGCCGATCTTCTGGTCGGAGCGGACCGGATGCTTTCGGAAGCCTGCGCGATCCGCCGGCGTCACGGCCTTGACGGGGACGGCGGGCCGCGCTGCATCTCCGCATGTCTCGCATCGGAGATCGCGGACCGTCTGAAGGCGGATCATGTCTTCCGCCGCGCGGCGCTTCTCTACTCCGGCGACATCAGCCGCTATTCCGGAGCGAAGAAGATTCCTCCGCTTCTGCCGCCGTCGATGCGGGTGCTTCACTTTTCCGGCATCTCTTCCATCGGCTATTTTCTCGGCCGGTTGGGCGCGGCGGAGGAGGACACGGCGGTGGTGAGCATTCACGGACGGAAGGCGAACCTGCTCCCGCTGATCCGGTCGAGGGAAAGCGTGCTCACGCTGATCGGCGAAGAGGACGACGTCTCGCGTATCGCGGGCTCCCTTGCGGAGGCCGGCCTCGGCGATGTGCGGATCACGGTGGGAACGGATCTTTCCTATACGGACGGAAACGAACCGTCTCCGGTCCTCGAGGCCGGGCAGTCGGAGGCGGATGACCGCGCGGGGGAGAGCGGCGAGCCGGAACAGGCCGAAGGCGCGCCGTTCCGCCGCGAGCGGATTCTGACCGGCCGCCCAGAAAACTTTATCGGCCGGAAGGTGGGGAGGCTGTCGCTCGTTCACTTCCGGAACCCGCATCCTGTTCCGGCCCCGGCCGGCTTCGGGCTGCCGGACGACGCGTTTATCCGGGCCAGAGTCCCGATGACCAAGAAGGAGATCCGGACGCTGTCGCTCTCCCATCTGCGGCTGAGCGAGAAGGATGTCGTCTACGATATCGGCGCGGGAACCGGTTCGGTTTCGGTGGAGGCGGCGCTGCATGTGCCGAAGGGGACGGTCTACGCCGTCGAACGCGGCGCGGAGGCGGTCCGTCTGATCCGGGCCAACCGGGAGAAATTCGGACTTGAGAATCTTGAGGTGGTGGAAGGCACGGCGCCGGAGGCGATGGCCGGACTCCCGCCCGCGGACGCGGCGTTCATCGGCGGCAGCGGAGGAGGACTGAAGGAAATCGTCTCGCTGGTGCTCGCCGGCAATCCGGAGGCGCGCATCGTGATCAATTCTGTTACATCAGAAACCGACGCGGAGCTGGAAGAGGTGCGCCGCCTCTTTCCGCAGAAAACGTTTGAGAAACTGGAGGTCATGGTCGTCCGGGAGCGGGCGGCGGGCCGGTATCATCTGAAGACACCGGACAGTCCGATCACGATCGTGACCATCGGATGA